The following coding sequences lie in one Miscanthus floridulus cultivar M001 chromosome 9, ASM1932011v1, whole genome shotgun sequence genomic window:
- the LOC136479851 gene encoding uncharacterized protein produces MTLAEMMVELMATHRESTHAMELMAQAVAGIARGGHGGNGGNGGGACRLEGPSSYQDFLKTHPPTFTLTDEPLDAEHWLRILEQKFLLLNMGDEQKVRFVAQQLLGSMTAWWDTFHAMQQPDHLATWQEFTTAFREFYIPAGVINRKLTEFLEL; encoded by the coding sequence ATGACTCTTGCTGAGATGATGGTGGAACTGATGGCTACTCATCGCGAGTCAACCCATGCCATGGAGCTAATGGCACAAGCTGTCGCTGGCATCGCCCGgggaggccacgggggcaatggtgggaacgggggtggtgcctgcCGTCTggagggaccctcctcttaccaggatttcctcaagacccacccgcccacttTCACACTGACAGATGAGCCCCTGgatgcggagcactggcttcgcattctggagcagaagtttctattGCTCAACATGggcgatgagcagaaggtgcgctttgtagcACAGCAACTATTGGGGTCCATGactgcatggtgggataccttccatgccatgcagcagccagatcatctggcaacctggcaggagttcaccacagcattcagagagttctatattcctgctggtgtcatcaaccgaaagctgactgagttcctggaGCTGTGA